From a region of the Mobula birostris isolate sMobBir1 chromosome 28, sMobBir1.hap1, whole genome shotgun sequence genome:
- the LOC140189196 gene encoding histone H4 → MSGRGKGGKGLGKGGAKRHRKVLRDNIQGITKPAIRRLARRGGVKRISGLIYEETRGVLKVFLENVIRDAVTYTEHAKRKTVTAMDVVYALKRQGRTLYGFGG, encoded by the coding sequence ATgtctggcagagggaaaggaggcaaAGGACTGGGCAAAGGCGGAGCCAAGCGGCACCGTAAAGTGCTCCGTGATAACATCCAGGGCATCACCAAACCGGCCATCCGCCGTCTGGCTCGCCGTGGCGGCGTCAAGCGGATCTCGGGTCTGATCTACGAGGAGACCCGCGGGGTGCTGAAGGTTTTCCTGGAGAATGTGATCCGGGATGCGGTCACCTACACTGAACACGCCAAGCGCAAGACGGTGACTGCCATGGATGTGGTGTACGCTCTGAAACGCCAGGGCCGCACTCTCTATGGCTTCGGCGGCTGA